A stretch of the Neptunomonas phycophila genome encodes the following:
- a CDS encoding fumarate hydratase, which translates to MSVIRQDDFISSIADALQFISYYHPVDFVKGVHEAYQKEQNPAAKDAMAQILINSRMSAEGHRPICQDTGIVTVFLKVGMDVQWDAKMNVTDMVNEGVRRAYNHPDNVLRASILADPAGKRQNTKDNTPAVIHYEIVEGGEVEVHVAAKGGGSENKSKMVMLNPSDSIVDWVVKTVPTMGAGWCPPGMLGLGIGGTAEKAAVLAKESLMEPIDIHELRERGPQNRVEELRLEIMDAVNALGIGAQGLGGLTTVLDVKIMDYPTHAASLPVCMIPNCAATRHAHFTLKGDGPAILTPPSLDDWPEITFEVGANTRRVNLDTITPEEVQDWKVGETVLLSGKMLTGRDAAHKRMIEMLNNGEELPVDLKGRFIYYVGPVDPVGDEIVGPAGPTTSTRMDKFTRQILDTTGLLGMIGKSERGQVAIDAIKDYKAVYLMAVGGAAYLVSKAIVGSKVVAFPEMGMEAIYEFEVKDMPVTVAVDVNGESVHTTGPAKWKDIIAKQVG; encoded by the coding sequence GATGCACTGCAATTTATCTCCTATTACCATCCGGTAGACTTCGTAAAAGGTGTTCATGAAGCCTACCAAAAGGAGCAAAATCCAGCGGCGAAAGATGCCATGGCTCAAATCCTTATCAACTCGCGTATGTCAGCCGAAGGACATCGACCTATTTGCCAAGACACTGGCATTGTAACCGTATTCTTAAAGGTCGGGATGGATGTTCAGTGGGACGCTAAAATGAACGTCACGGACATGGTCAATGAGGGTGTGCGCCGAGCCTATAATCACCCAGATAATGTGTTGCGTGCGTCGATCTTGGCGGATCCTGCAGGCAAGCGTCAGAATACCAAAGATAACACACCAGCCGTCATCCATTATGAGATTGTTGAAGGTGGCGAAGTTGAAGTTCACGTGGCGGCCAAAGGCGGCGGTTCCGAGAACAAGTCAAAAATGGTCATGTTAAACCCGTCTGACAGTATCGTTGATTGGGTGGTTAAAACCGTTCCAACCATGGGAGCGGGGTGGTGCCCTCCTGGTATGCTTGGTTTAGGTATTGGCGGTACGGCAGAAAAAGCGGCCGTGCTGGCAAAAGAGTCTTTAATGGAGCCTATTGATATTCATGAACTGCGCGAGCGAGGCCCGCAAAATCGTGTTGAAGAGCTGCGTTTAGAAATTATGGATGCGGTTAATGCTCTGGGTATAGGTGCTCAAGGCTTAGGTGGTTTAACCACAGTGCTTGATGTGAAAATCATGGATTATCCAACCCATGCGGCTTCGTTGCCTGTGTGTATGATTCCAAATTGCGCTGCAACACGTCATGCGCATTTCACATTGAAAGGTGATGGCCCTGCAATCCTGACTCCTCCAAGTTTAGATGATTGGCCAGAAATTACCTTTGAGGTAGGGGCGAATACACGCCGTGTTAATCTCGACACCATTACGCCTGAAGAAGTGCAAGATTGGAAAGTAGGTGAGACAGTATTATTGAGCGGTAAGATGCTAACAGGTCGTGATGCTGCGCATAAGCGTATGATCGAGATGCTCAATAACGGTGAAGAATTGCCGGTCGATTTAAAAGGCCGTTTCATTTATTACGTAGGGCCGGTTGATCCTGTAGGGGATGAAATTGTTGGTCCTGCAGGCCCGACTACGTCCACACGTATGGATAAGTTCACCCGTCAGATTTTGGATACAACAGGTCTGTTAGGTATGATTGGTAAGTCTGAGCGTGGACAGGTTGCTATTGATGCTATTAAGGACTACAAAGCAGTCTACTTAATGGCAGTAGGTGGTGCAGCGTATCTTGTTTCCAAGGCTATTGTTGGTTCAAAAGTAGTTGCTTTCCCTGAAATGGGCATGGAAGCAATTTATGAATTTGAAGTGAAAGATATGCCAGTGACCGTTGCGGTTGATGTGAACGGAGAGTCTGTTCACACTACTGGGCCAGCCAAATGGAAAGATATTATTGCAAAACAAGTGGGTTAA